Sequence from the Sciurus carolinensis chromosome 1, mSciCar1.2, whole genome shotgun sequence genome:
AAAATCCGAATAAACTTGAAATACATCACATTCGATACTTTAAAGGCATCAGTTCTTTCCAAAATGATCTATAAAGTCAATGAAATTCATGTAAAAACCCCAAaggtttgtggtgtgtgtgtgtgtgtgtgtgtgtgtgtgtgtgtgtgtgtgtgatttaagtagatttaaaaagttttatgtaaGGACTTGGAatgcatctcagtggtaaagcactttcctagatgggtgaggccctgggtttcatcccagcactgaaaagcaaacaaaaaaagttttatgCAAAGACCAAGAGTCACCAAGACAGTTTTGAAGAACAGGTGAGAAGTCTTGCACTACTGGGTATCAAGACACTTtataaatctataattttttttctgtactggagattgaacccaggggaattttACTACTCagttacatccccacccctggcccttaaatttttttttttttttttttttttttttggtataggggattgaatccagggggacTAAACCACTAAGTCATATTTaagccaattttaaaaatattgtattttgaaataggttctcAATGAgtgacttagggcctcactaatttgctgagtctggctttgaaattgtgaacctcctgcctcagcctcctgagctactagaACTATAGGCATGAACCACCGCGACTggctcctttaaaatttttttaaaaaatttgagacagggtctcactaagttgcccaggttggcctccaacttgaacTCCTTTTGCCTtatccccgccccctccccccacccccaccccagtagCTGTGATTACATAAGCTGTGTTCCTTGCCTGGCTATAAATCTATAATATTTTTGACAGTGTGGCCTGGGCACAGAATCTGATTACCATAGGAGTTGGGCAAGTGATGACTTTTAGGGGGAAGAGAGAGGTTTATAATCTGGAAGGAGCATATGGGAAGCTCCTGGGGTGCTGACAGTTCTATTTCTTGACCAGGATGATAATGACCCAGGTATTTGCCTTTTTATAATTCATTAAACTCCATGTTTATCTCTCTCTCCCACTGCCCCCTCTGTTTacaataaagttttctttttttaaaataagacagtATAACCAAGTCACCAGAGGCAGATGCTGGGCTGGAGTGAGGAGGTGCAGGAGGGGCTTtcttctcatgcttctctctcgATGCACACACATCCTGTCAATTTTCTGTCTCAGGtatgttttgaattattttgacATGCACTGGCCATTGAGGATGAATCTAAGTCCACCAAAAACAATAGTCTATCAAAACAATCAATcatctattctttcttttatttatttttgcagtgctggggattgaacccagggccttgtgcaggcttaggcaagtgctcttattCTTTTACATTCCTATCAGCCCTCCCTCACCTCCCAATAATTTTCGGCTTCTCATTATACAACCTAGCCTCAAACTAGCCCCTTGTCACCCCACATAGGTTGTGGTGTAAGTGGAAATGGCACTTGACTGCCATTGCTATCTCCTGCTATTTCTCTCTTCTGCCCTCAACTTGTCATTACCAATGTTCTAACAGTCCTTACTAGTCCTACTGTTATCCTCTTAactcctctgagtcctgtgttCTGAAGCATACAGAAATTCAGTGATCAGGGAAGGAGagctaaaatacaaataagatcCAAAGTGGGTAAAAGAAAGACTGAAGAGAGCAAGTGTCCAGCATTCATACAAGACTCTGGCCACCAGCAATGGGCTCACTATTGCTTTCAGATGTCTGAATAACTCAACACAAATATCCCATCCTGACAGTTTATTTATAAGTGAGTGAATGTAAGAGAAGGCACTACACTGTTTTAGCTGATGTAAAACAGAAACAAGCCATGCTCAAATCACAGCCtcctaaggaaaagaaatgattgtTGCATTTTTGAGTCACTACATTGAGgagtggattttaaaaaaaattttctattattttttaaagttgtagatggatataatacctttattttatttattgattttcatgtggcactgaagatcgaacccagtgcctcacacgtgccaagCAAACGCTataccacaatcccagcccttgaGTGGGTTGTTATGTAGTAATGGATATCTGACACAGTTATGATATGGATTTTGAACTTGGTTGCCCAGCTGATGTAGGAGAACAAGGATATTTTTAATGGGATTGTAGGGATGGTTTGTGTTTTACAAGGATTCTTGTTGGCACAAGTGTGGAGAGGGGATTGAGGTGGGCCACCACTAGAGACAGAAGAGGTTTGAAATAGAGGCCAGAGAAAGCCTTGTTATGTGGCTCACCAGTATTAATCACAAGGCCAGATGAATGGTTTTGGGCAATCTGGACAGTTCTATACACTGACCAGAGTTTGCTtcaggaatgtgtgtgtgtttgggctGACTTATGTTGTCAATTTCATATGTTGAGTCGGAATGTGATTgcatttgaagacagggtctttaGAGAGGCAATTAAGTAAAATGAGGTAATTAGGATGGATTCTAATCCAATATTGCTGCTCTACTTCTAGGAAGAGGAAATTTGAACACAAAGAGAGACACTGGGGATGGACATGCACACAATGATCAGAACAAGTAAATACACAGAAAGGTGGCTACTCCAAGCTAAGGAGAGAGGCCTCCTAAGGAACCAGACCTCAGAAGGAATTAGAACTGGGCATGGTACCTTTCAcgtctagtctccagaactgtgagaaaacaggTTTGCATTGTTTGGGGCACCAATGTGATCGTTTTTAAGGAAACCCGGTGGAACTAGTGCAACATGTGACTGATCTCTAGTCAGTGAGACATTAGAAAGCTTGCTTTCTCCTGAAAAGGAGCCATGGGAGAAGATGATCCCTCCTCCCTTGTCTTGTAGGTAATGCCTGAAATACCAGTTGCCTTCTAGAACTCTGTATGAAGAAGTGGAAGCTAATGAATCAATGAAGCCTAGATCTTACCCTCTTTCTAGATTTCTTCATGAagtgataaatttaaatttttgtttaagcTACTTTGAGATGGGGTTTCTATTAGTCACCACTGAATGTATTCTAAATGATTGAGATCTTAAACAAGTGTCAAGGGCAGAGGGATTTGGAGGAGGTGGCATGGGGAACAGATTTCAGAGGAAGTAGGAGGTACAATCAGTGAAACACAGTCACTGATTGGATGCTGGTGGTTAGAAGGGATAATGTCCCTCCAACAGGTCTACCATTTTCCTAGACTCTTAAGTTCAATCAATCAATTGTGGACTGTTCTGTGATGTGTGTACTACTAAGGACGGGATGCATAATGATACTAGAGAtgtcaaaatatggaaaaatacatttGAGAATTAATAAGAAAAGTACTAAAAGAAGTATATATTTTgcttgtgtgcacatgtgcagtTTTTATGGGTTTATTTAAGTACACATAAAATATGCacatgaatcttttatttattttctccactGTGCAGCCTGGCATTGGAACTGGTGACTCTGAGGGCCAACTGGGTTTCTTTTTTCATGATGGTTTTGAGGTTCTTGGAGAAAATATTGTGAGCAATCTTAGCACAATAAGACTTGTTGCACATCAGCAGTATTTCCAGCTCCTTGATATTGGGGACCATGAACTTCCAGAAGCCACTGGGTAGCATGGGCTTTACTTTCCTCTTGCTCCCATAACCAATGTTGGGAATCAAACTCTGGCCCTTGAATCTTCTCTGTACTGAGTTGTTGATATCTCTGAGTTTCTATCAGTTATGCTTAATTTTGACATATCAGCCTGACTAAGAGCTGAGTggacttcttgtttctctttttgatgACCTTGGGCTTTATGAGGGATCTGAGGCTGGTAATAATGCTGAGCAGGAGATTGCTGTTACCCTGTAGGCAGggcaaggaggagagaggggcagAAGTGGGTCTTCCTTCATGggcactgttttattttattctatcagCATCTCTGAGTATTTTGTACAAATCTGTACTTCAGACctacaaagataaaaaatactAGCTTAATCAAAGAGAGATTTACAGTCTTTTCCTATCGGTTGCAATGTTATCAGTACCATAATGAAGTTATGTATTAGGGATGTGGTGTCCCTGGGAGGAGATGATCACTTCTATTAAAAGCTGATGGAATTTGGATAACATTGGGACAGAAATGATATAGGAGGTTTAAAACATCAAAGGTGATTTTTACTGGTTTAATCCAAAATGCAGTATGTAGTAAAGTTTGGTTAGTTTGTGGTAAAATAAGACAATTTTGGACAAAATAGCAAAACTTTGCCTGAAGTTCCATTTATTCAAGctaaatatatgtttatgtgaAATAATACCTTTCATATTTTGTTCTTAAAGTTTCCTTTTGTTATAAAATGATGATGACGATGAATGCTTAATTTGAGAGGAAGGTTTTACTTAGCAGGAAAAAATgcacaaacaaaaactcaaaacaacATCAACTCTCACTAGTCTCCTCTATTGTCTTTTTGGAAAACACACAAGTGCATGAAATCTGCAAATTTAGGAACAATGTTAGTAGATGACCTCTAATATTTGTCCTGCTAATTCCTCTAATATTTGTCCTGTCTATATTTCCTATAAAAACCAGAGGCCTCACCTCTTTGGGCATCATACCAAGGAAGCAGGAGTCTGGAGACCTGGGCTGTGTCCCCTGTGCTCTCTCCATAAAGGGCTCAACACTTCACCTCTCATTAGGAGCCTCTGCAGAGAAAACTCCAGGCTCCACTCAACTGGCAACTTCAACTCCTGGTCCTGTGTTGAAGGAGTTTGCTTTCTGTGAGTTTGGGGAGCCCTTAGGTCTCAGTTCAGGTCTGGTTTAGTTCCTAGAGATGTGtggagttaaaaaagaaaagaggcaagGGGACCTTTGAGTCTTTGTAGAATTAGAGAGGAGTGAGgacaggaataaagaaaaaaacataatcaATATAGTGACtttcatcttgctttttttttttttagaccacCATGACCCAACTGGGCTTCCTGTTGTTTCTGATTGTGGCCACCAGAGGGTGCAGTGCTGGTGAGTCTCACTGTCATGTTCCCAGCCCACCTGCACacagaattcaaagaaaacagaactagGCAGCGTTGCTTCCAGGTTGGGGGTCTCTCCTGAGCCAGAGATGATGTCTTTGACATGCACAGAGGCCAGCTTGGACGTAGTCTGAGCGCTGATTTCTGGCTTCTTGAGGGATCTGGTCTCTAGCAGTGAGAGTATTGCTAAGACATATCCTGGGTCTGGTTCTTGTCTCTGTGTGGCCCTGAGGGGACCCTAGTAGAATCCTGTCCTCTCCTTGCCACTTCCCACTACCATGGCCTGCCTTGACCTTGGGATTTCCACAGTAATTGTGTGGTATGCTCTGTGTCCTAAGATTGTTCTCTTTATAGTCTTCTCTACGACAAGAATAGCAATGGCATTTTacaatctgtatttatttttgttgttatttatttattattattatttttaaatagaaaagactgtttcttttctcagtactggggatttagcccaggggctctgaaccactgagtcacagcatcagcatgttttattattttttattttgagatagggtctcccaagttgcccaggctggtcttgaatttgtgatcctcctgcctcagcctcgtgacTCACTGAatcacaggagtgtgccaccatgcctggctgagaAAAGCATGTTTCTAAATACTATTTCATTTGACCTCCAACACAAACACTATTATCTTCATCTTAggcatgaggaaactgagactcaggtaTGTTAAGTAGAATCCAAGGACTCTCCACTTGGAAGCTTGAGCTACTTAGGCCTGAATACCTCTGACTCCAAAGCTTGTGACTGCTTCCATCCCCCCAGACTTTCAGACTGTTTGCAAAGTTGAAACTCGTATACGAGGTTCATCATTGTACGCCCCTGTGGGTCTCTTGACTAGAGTCTCAGCACTGTCAACCTCACACTCTGTCTCAACCATATTTAGCTATCTGCATTTCTTCAGGTTGGactttgctttattcttttctccaGGTCTTTGGACATGTTGTTCTCCTTGCCTTgaagtctcttttctttcttccaactGATAAATCATGTCTATTCTCTCAGAATACACTATAGTGTACCTGAAGTAGAAAGCCTCTGTGACTAAGTCATCCAAACCAAAACGGTCCCCCTGGCTCCATTCAGACTTCTCTATTCTCATCTcagtctttcttttgttttcctgagCTTATGATTCAttccttttaataaaattttctgttgttttttggCAGCTCCCTCTAGAGGTAAGTTCTTGGGgggtgtttattttctttgaatgtcAGGTGCCCATGGCAAGACTTGGCACAGCATGAGGTTGTGTGGAGGGAGGTAAGTTAAATCTGTGCTGGATGCTGGCTCAGATGGGCTGAATGGATGACACTAGATAGCTCAGGGACTTTCAACCCAGGCAGGGAGTgatggaatgagtttgggattAGTGGCAAGGGAAGGCTGGGTTTTGTGTTAAACTAGCAAAGAGAATGAAACTCTTCATATTCTGTTGCAGTGGTCAGTACTGTTCCCAAGAAATGGACCTGGTCTTTATTGTCTGCACCTCTGCCTAGAAgctgcaaagaaattaaagagaagtaCCTTAGGGCAGATGGTAAGTAACGAGCCCTGTCAGGATTTTGTCCTctgggaaattctttttttttttttttctttagcttatttaaaattgttttggtactgtggattgaacctggggaactttaccactgagctacattcacctctccctcctttttattgagacaaggtctctctaagttgctgaggctgtcttcgaacttgtgatccttctgcctcagccttcccagttgctggggttataggcttGTGCTACTGCAACCACCACCACTATCCATCTCAAGAAAATTTCATTACCCCAAAAAGAAACTCTATACTTATTAAGAATGAATCTTTATTCTACCTTCCCTAAGGCCCTGGTAacttcttttctactttctgtccctataaattttcctattcttattATCTCATATAGGTAGAAACATAAGGTAACTGTACttttgcatctggcttatttcacgaagcataatgttttcattaagcatgaataattaatttctttttatccattctgcATAGATATATATGTCAATATATGCTATATATTGTGTatgatgtgtatgtatatatacactcaatattttatttatccattcttctgttgaacacttggtttttttctgtcttttgagtCTTGTGACTAATGCTACAATAAATGTTAAGTGTACAAATTTCTGtttgagtttctgtttttaattctttgagtGTATCCTAGAAGTGGAACTGCTAGATCTAGAAAAGTGGAACTGCTAGAAAATTCTGTGCATAAGTCTGTGAAGAACGTTGCTGAGAGCTTGGATAATTCTGTGTTCTGCCTTAATCGGTGGGGTGTCATCTTCTGAATTTGGGGGTACATACACCCAGGGATGCAAAGTGATAGAACTCAGGAGAAGAGTCCTTAGGTCAGGTGTCTAGTTCTCAGAGCTGTCCTGGTCACAGGGCTGAGATGGACCATGAGTTCACACACAGGGAGGCTCTGGCTGGTTCTCTCTACAGATGGACTGTATTTCCTCCGGGCCAAGAATGGTGTCATCTACCAGACCTTCTGTGACATGACCTCTGCGGGTGGCGGCTGGACCCTGGTGGCCAGTGTGCACGAGAACAGCATGCCTGGGAAGTGCACGGTGGGTGATCGGTGGTCCAGTCAACAGGGCAACAGAGCAGACTACCCGGAGGGGGATGGCAACTGGGCCAATTACAACACCTTTGGGTCTGCAGAGGCGGCCACCAGCGACGACTATAAGGTGGGTGCCACTTGGGAAAGAGTGAGGACCTGAGTGTGGCTGGGTCATAGTAGGAGGGACGGTTAAGAGTTGGGCTGTGGACATAGGACTGGAGCAGAAGAGAGACATAGTTACACATCGTGCATCCCAGCTCCCTCCCCACATGACTATTAGGTATTGGGAGACATGATCTGTTGGAAGGGGTGTGTGATGCTCATCTGTCCACCTGCAGCCCAGAGCTATCAGCTCAGCTGAAGGAGCCCATGTACATCTTTTGCCCTTGTGGAACCTTCTGAGCTGGTCAGTCTCAATATTGGTTGCTTTTCCAGAACCCTGGCTACTATGACATCCAGGCCCAGGACCTGGGCATCTGGCATGTGCCCAACAACAGCCCCATGCAGAATTGGTGGAACAGCTCTCTGCTGAGGTACCGCACCATAACTGGTTTCTTCCAGCATCTGGAACATAATCTGTTTGGCCTCTACCAGGTACACAGGACTGCTGGCTGGGGCTGGTTTTCATGAATATAGAGAGAAACAGGTGTTTGAGGTTGAGCAAGAAGCATGTTTCCATGTGCCTTTCATGTCCCCTAATCCTCATTTGTCGATGGCTTCTGTTTCACTTTCCTTAGAAATTCTGAACCAGAAAAGATAAGAGATTCAGGGGAGGAGATTTGGCTTGGGCTATTGGAGAAGCATAGTAAAAAGGAAAGATTCATATTTTGACTGGTTTAGAAATAATCTCAGCTACTGAGAAAACATTGCTTCCTCTTTATGAATGAAATCATAAACTATTGTACttattcaatgattttttttttgttgttgttcctgtAGAAATACCCAGTGAAATACGGAATAGGAAAGTGTTGGACTGACAATGGTCCAGCAATACCTATGGTCTATGATTTCGGCAATGCTCAGAAAACTGCATCTTATTACTCACCCTATGGccagtgtgaatttttttttttttttttttttttttttgcggtgctggggatcgaaaccagggccatgtgcttgggagagtgagcactctaccaactgagctatctccccagccccagtgtcAGTTTTTAATGCTCCTTGAATTCTTCATAGCAAAGAGGATCAATTCAGTTACGATAGGGAGAGGTTATTTATTACTACAGCCTGGTTCTCTTCTATGAATATTACATGTATTGTCACATTTAATTTGCACAACTGGCCTTGAGGATTATTATTAACCCCACTTTATGGATCAGAAAACTGAAGCAATAAGAGCTTCAGGAACACACCTGAGATCACAGTGCATAGGCCGGAGAGTCAGCATGTGGACTGGGGAAATTTGGTTCCAGACTCTATTCCTACCAACCCCATTATCAACTCCTCAGCAACGTATTAAGCCCAGACCAGGTTCATGTGTAAAGGGCAGAACAATGAACCAAATGAtgagacaattttatttctattgtgaGTGGTAGGTATTTGTTTATTGTGACTCCAAGTTCGGTAGCATCACTTTGTAGAGGCTGAGCCTATTCTATAAAATTCAAAGCTGTTGTAAATACATCTAGGAtttgggaatttaaaataaaagagaagccaGACATTGTGGTATGTGTAGGTCAGCTtgaacaatttagtgagagcctatctcaaagagagagagagagagagagagagagagagagagagagagagagagagagagagagagagaaagagagagaaagaaacaagaaaaactaaTTGCTGCAAGAAGCCTtgaaatatttgtgattttcCAGTATTGTTGAATTTCTCTATATGAGCTTTGGTAGAACAGGGGCCCTCTCTGAGAACCAGTTCTCAATTTCTGTGGGTGGGAAAATGTTCCTTTTGGTCAAGTTTGGGGGTGGGATGCACCAGTCATTAACCAAAGTAGTGCTGGGCCCCCCTCTCAAGCCTCAGACTCGCATCAGTACTCTCTGGGTTGGCCTAAAGGAAGCTATTTCTGGCATTCTCCCTGAGTGCTGTTTTCTGCATCTCATTTTCAGTGGAATTCACTGCAGGATTTATCCAGTTCAGAGTATTTAATAATGAGGGAGCAGCCAATGCCTTGTGTGCTGGAATGAAGGTCACCGGATGTAACACTGAATTTGTGAGTCTTTGTGAGGACCAAAGGGGCTTGCGAGTGAGgttgactctgtgtgtgtgtgtgagtgtgtgtgtgtgtgttggtgttgAGTGtggtgtgagcatgtgtgtgtgtgtgagagtgtgacTGCCCTTCCTTCTTGCTGAGTCTCAGGGACCAGGTCTGTGAAACCTCCTGTGCAAGCACAGACGTCCTGTACTGTTTGGGACCAAAATCAGGGATTGAGGTTTCAAATGCACCATTGATTGTTGTATGCTCAGCCTTTGGGAGAAAACATTCTGTTACCTAGAGTTAGGGTGAAGATTATGTTCAGGGACATCCCATGGATGCTTCTGAAGCTGAGAGTGCTTGAGAAACATGAAGTGTTGTTATTCTCCACCTGAGGTTAAGCTTTCAAAGTCAAACTTGGCCTGCCCAACCCTGCCCAGGGATTGCATGGATGCACCATGTGTTGAGAGGTTACCAGGAAAGTCCCAGACATATACTGCTAGACCTCACTCAGGCCATCCCAGCTCCCTGCCACAGGTACTTTCTCTGTCCAGAGGTCACCTTGTGGACTGATTGCCAGAGAAGGATGAGGCAGCTTCACTGTCCAGGAGAACCCTGGGGTCATGATGGGGAATTTTCAGTATGGGGACACTAAAGGAGCAGGTCTCGTTGTGATGACCTGGCTCCTATGGCTTCTTTAAGCCATGGCTTAAGACATGTGTAATGTGGTGTGCACATGTGCCAGCATGCACCTGTTCATTACCTAGTTAAGCCTGCACTGGGCAGCTACACTGCACAAGTACAGGGGACACAAAGAGCTCCTTGTTCATCATCAAACAGGGCAGACATTCACAGAAAGATGAAATTACTATCTAATGAATCCAAGGTCTCATAGAAATATAAACCAGGGAGGTGGGAGTGTAGCACAGaggttgagtgcttgcctggcatgtgtgaggcatggttCAACCATCAgcaccaaaaataagaaaaaacaaaacaaaacaacaacaacaaataactaGGGGCTACAAGAACACCTAACTCTGATGGAGGTGTCAAGGAAGTGATTGCAGGAAGGTGACTTCTGTGCTGAGGCTTgagagatggatggatagatagaaatTTATGAGGTATCTGTGCAGTTTAGGTTGAATGAATAATGGGTACAGAATTATCAGTGTTTCAGAGAGCATTTGGCACTGAGGGGGCAGCAAACAGTTTTGCAGTTTTGGTGCATGAGATGTATGTGGGGTAGAGACAGCAACTGTATAGGAAGAGGCCTCCCATCACACCAAagattttgaactttaaaaaaaaaattttttagatgttgacatgtttttattttattcatttatttttatgtggtgccgagaatcgaaccaagtgcctcacacatggtaggcaagccctctaccactgagtcacaaccccagcccctgaactttATTATATAGGTGATGGAAACCAATAAAGCACTTTATAGGGAAGATTGACTTGATCATCTCTGTGACAGTTATGCTGGTAGCACAGTGGTGACAGACTCTAGGGGTGTGACATTAAGGACCAGGAGATCAGTACTGAGTTGGTTCCAATAGTCCAGATGGAGGCCTGAAGTAGGGTAGAGCCCACAGGGATGAATTCCAAAGATTTACAATTTATGATCAGTTGAACACAGATGATGGAAAGAGAAGTCTAGAATAACCTCATGGTTTTCATTTGGGTAAGGGGACATCTTTTATTAAGTCAGGGTGTCTGGATGATGAACAGTTTGGGGGTCAGTGAAGGACATGCAGTCATATACACTACCGCATAACAATATTTTGATCAATGACAGACTGCAAATATGACAGAGGTCCCAGGAGATTATATTACCTTGTGACATCATGGTCATCTCAGTTGTGTAAATACACTATCACgttcacacaatgacaaaattgccCAATGATATGTTTCTCAGAAAGTATCCCCATTGTTAAATGATGCCTGGGTGTGATTGACTGTGTTTTGGTTGGGTGGAGCTTGAAGTGCCTGCAGAGAGATCCCAGTGATAGAGCTTGAGTCTGCAGCCCAAAAACAAACGGACTAGAGACAGAGCTTTGGGAGCCATCAGTGAATTGTTAGTAACTGTAGCCAAAGAGGATCAGACAATCTATAAGGGAGGGGAAGAAGTGTCTCTCCTAGGGAGTAGCGTTTAAGAAATTCATGAAGGAAGAGTCTGGCCAGGGAATCCAAGGACAAATGTCCAGAAAAGTTGAACAAAAGTCAAGAGGAGATGGTGTCACTAAAGATAAAGGTTGAGAAGTTTTTATGGGAGAACTAGATCAACACTGTCCATGGAGAATGTCTGAGAACCAAAGATTCCTCTGCATTTGGCCATTAAGGTCTTTGGGCTCACCAGCAGAGCTCTCATTGCCACCTCCTCCTCTCTTTGTTTCCTAGCACTGCATCGGTGGAGGAGGATACTTCCCAGAGAGTGATCCCCTGCAGTGTGGAGACTTCTCTGCTTTTGATTGGAATGGACATGGAACTCGTGTTTCTTATAGCAGCAGCCGGGAGATAACGGAGGCAGCTGTGTTTCTCTTCTACCGTTGAGAACGTCATACTATGGGACCCAGAACTCTTGTCCCAATGATGGGGTCCCAAGGATGGTGAAACACTTGCCCTGTAGATAAAATGTTAGTAGcagaggaaagaagaataaatcatatTAATAAATCATATTAGAATAAATCATATTAATTTAGGGATTGATGTTTGTGTTAGTTGACTTtgcgtcactgtgaccaaaatatctgatgagaacaacttagaggaaagaaagtttattttgactggTGTTTCAGAGCTTCAGTCCATGGTGGATCAAGTCCATTGtcctgggcccaaggtgaggtagaacatcatggtggagagtgTGGTAGAGAGAAGTTACTCCActcatggcagcaaggaagtggagagagaaagagagagagagagagagagagagagagagagagagagagagagagagagagagagagagagagagagcgcgccaTCAGGAAAGAACTCTTctaggacatgcccccagtgacccacctcctccagccatgccccacctgcctacaattactacCCAGCCAGtttattcaaattaggatggatgATTAGGTTACAGTGCTCACAATCCAGTTATTTCACTTCCGAATACTCTTGAATTAACACAGgatcttttgggggatacctcatattcaaaccataaggGTTTTTATGAATTCTAAGAGATTTCAAAAGACTGTCTATTGTTCTGAATGATTCTACTCAACCACTTTTGCCCTTGGAATGTTAGGGCTTAGGAATCCTGATAGGGGAATATGCCATCCCCCAACTCCCTTCAGTTAACCCTTTAAAATAGCCAGAGGAAtaaagggcagggaggaggactTTTGTCCTACTCCTTCTGAACTTACCCATATGGACTGTATCCTCAACTGGAAactcttaaagaagaaaatattctttttttgtgggggctTGGGGTTGCaacaaagaaggaagagacaCCTAATATTCATATCTGGTATATTATAGCCTTGGTGGTTGGGTATCCTCCTTGGGGAAGGATGGCCTGCCAGGCCTATGA
This genomic interval carries:
- the LOC124994785 gene encoding intelectin-1a-like isoform X3, which codes for MTQLGFLLFLIVATRGCSAAPSRVVSTVPKKWTWSLLSAPLPRSCKEIKEKYLRADDGLYFLRAKNGVIYQTFCDMTSAGGGWTLVASVHENSMPGKCTVGDRWSSQQGNRADYPEGDGNWANYNTFGSAEAATSDDYKNPGYYDIQAQDLGIWHVPNNSPMQNWWNSSLLSTASVEEDTSQRVIPCSVETSLLLIGMDMELVFLIAAAGR
- the LOC124994785 gene encoding intelectin-1b-like isoform X1 produces the protein MTQLGFLLFLIVATRGCSAAPSRVVSTVPKKWTWSLLSAPLPRSCKEIKEKYLRADDGLYFLRAKNGVIYQTFCDMTSAGGGWTLVASVHENSMPGKCTVGDRWSSQQGNRADYPEGDGNWANYNTFGSAEAATSDDYKNPGYYDIQAQDLGIWHVPNNSPMQNWWNSSLLRYRTITGFFQHLEHNLFGLYQHCIGGGGYFPESDPLQCGDFSAFDWNGHGTRVSYSSSREITEAAVFLFYR
- the LOC124994785 gene encoding intelectin-1-like isoform X4, encoding MTQLGFLLFLIVATRGCSAAPSRVVSTVPKKWTWSLLSAPLPRSCKEIKEKYLRADDGLYFLRAKNGVIYQTFCDMTSAGGGWTLVASVHENSMPGKCTNPGYYDIQAQDLGIWHVPNNSPMQNWWNSSLLRYRTITGFFQHLEHNLFGLYQHCIGGGGYFPESDPLQCGDFSAFDWNGHGTRVSYSSSREITEAAVFLFYR
- the LOC124994785 gene encoding intelectin-1a-like isoform X2; this encodes MTQLGFLLFLIVATRGCSAAPSRVVSTVPKKWTWSLLSAPLPRSCKEIKEKYLRADDGLYFLRAKNGVIYQTFCDMTSAGGGWTLVASVHENSMPGKCTVGDRWSSQQGNRADYPEGDGNWANYNTFGSAEAATSDDYKNPGYYDIQAQDLGIWHVPNNSPMQNWWNSSLLRYRTITGFFQHLEHNLFGLYQWNSLQDLSSSEYLIMREQPMPCVLE
- the LOC124994785 gene encoding intelectin-1a-like isoform X5, whose translation is MTQLGFLLFLIVATRGCSAAPSRVVSTVPKKWTWSLLSAPLPRSCKEIKEKYLRADDGLYFLRAKNGVIYQTFCDMTSAGGGWTLVASVHENSMPGKCTVGDRWSSQQGNRADYPEGDGNWANYNTFGSAEAATSDDYKHCIGGGGYFPESDPLQCGDFSAFDWNGHGTRVSYSSSREITEAAVFLFYR